One part of the Solanum dulcamara chromosome 8, daSolDulc1.2, whole genome shotgun sequence genome encodes these proteins:
- the LOC129899830 gene encoding uncharacterized protein LOC129899830 — MVALVDAANSYHATTRATALLDSVQAHKNPPISKAPSVKPPGSSSTHQHSLWESNLGGHCSCLCGYLFDCGMQHLQTPSTRGVATSHSTLELRRYSSNLTTTTIQHQQSSTSIYLQLRSPPMGTTEPPHTGTIMQNARKHPSNCSCHGCITYKLQFAALQSLLFSTTTPTLLVIIALYTSSRFILLS, encoded by the exons ATGGTTGCACTTGTAGATGCAGCCAACAGCTACCATGCTACAACACGTGCAACAGCCCTCCTAGATTCTGTGCAGGCACACAAGAACCCTCCAATATCCAAGGCACCATCTGTTAAACCTCCTGGCAGCAGCAGCACCCATCAACACTCATTATGGGAGTCTAATCTGGGAGGCCATTGTTCTTGTTtgtgtggttatttatttga CTGTGGAATGCAGCATCTACAAACACcatcaacaagaggagttgcaaccAGCCACAGCACCTTGGAGCTCAGAAGATACAGCAGCAACCTTACAactacaacaatccaacaccAACAATCTTCAACTTCCATCTACTTGCAATTGAGGAGCCCTCCAATGGGCACCACAGAACCCCCACACACTG GTACAATCATGCAAAATGCAAGGAAACACCCAAGCAACTGCTCATGCCATGGCTGCATCACCTACAAGTTACAATTTGCTGCTCTTCAGTCACTccttttctcaacaacaactccaacgttgctggttattatagctctatatacttcctCTCGTTTCATCCTtcttagctga